A single region of the Hyalangium ruber genome encodes:
- a CDS encoding AgmX/PglI C-terminal domain-containing protein, whose product MLARQELEVVGGESPWLFRQGDLVLGPITGHQLVEKLYTGELTADTLVAPPGARDFVRVGDVAAFKVHVARSVAKARVDADLRVERQRTQRKRMIVGGVAAALTLGLGIGAWQLARYAAVHGPGGELDEFADISVELPTIAMAQARISDEELIDYPTSPGKTPDKPATKPATATPGTTAPTTPASAVAARTPDKKPKAGVSTDPDGLDMGVEFDQSAINKVVASNQRTLFPCLKAEAERRPGFAAKVPIEFVIGNDGRVSKLWVDHPQLKNGELHKCLFEELKKWPFKPYKGSLASVGLSFTVGKKG is encoded by the coding sequence ATGCTGGCCCGACAAGAGCTTGAGGTAGTGGGGGGTGAGTCGCCGTGGCTGTTTCGCCAGGGAGATCTCGTCCTGGGACCCATCACGGGGCACCAGCTCGTGGAGAAGCTGTACACGGGCGAGCTGACCGCGGACACGCTGGTCGCGCCTCCCGGGGCGCGAGACTTCGTGCGCGTCGGTGACGTGGCGGCCTTCAAGGTCCACGTGGCGCGCTCGGTGGCCAAGGCGCGCGTGGACGCGGACCTGCGCGTCGAGCGCCAGCGCACGCAGCGCAAGCGGATGATCGTCGGTGGCGTGGCGGCGGCGTTGACGCTGGGGCTCGGCATCGGCGCCTGGCAACTGGCGCGCTACGCGGCGGTCCACGGGCCCGGCGGCGAGCTGGATGAGTTCGCCGACATCTCGGTGGAGCTGCCCACCATCGCGATGGCCCAGGCCCGCATCTCCGACGAGGAGCTCATCGACTACCCCACCTCTCCGGGGAAGACGCCGGACAAGCCCGCCACCAAGCCGGCCACCGCGACGCCGGGGACGACGGCGCCCACCACGCCCGCCTCGGCGGTGGCCGCTCGCACGCCGGACAAGAAGCCCAAGGCCGGAGTCTCCACGGACCCGGACGGCCTGGACATGGGCGTCGAGTTCGACCAGTCGGCCATCAACAAGGTGGTGGCCAGCAACCAGCGCACGCTCTTCCCCTGCCTCAAGGCGGAGGCCGAGCGCCGGCCCGGCTTCGCCGCCAAGGTCCCCATCGAGTTCGTCATCGGCAACGACGGGCGGGTCTCCAAGCTCTGGGTGGACCACCCGCAGCTCAAGAACGGGGAACTGCACAAGTGCCTCTTCGAGGAGCTGAAGAAGTGGCCCTTCAAGCCCTACAAAGGCTCGCTTGCCTCGGTGGGCCTGTCGTTCACGGTAGGCAAGAAGGGCTAG
- a CDS encoding tRNA pseudouridine(38-40) synthase TruA: MGVMPAGRTDRGVHARMQVVSLRLAPGDSAEALAARLSPLLSPELGLCVARRPHPSFHAQWSAAGKTYRYRVQLGGTVAEAWRPYVLDAAVDPVLAGRPIAPERFAELLRMAEGTRDFSAFHENSSPRKSRTLESATVRELGGGLFEARLRGDAFARYQVRYLVGSALLAAAGRLSEEQWRGALERAESIAGLKAEAAGLVLWEVYYPPAVDPFTTTERASPPGLAPGPPFGDGPGE; the protein is encoded by the coding sequence ATGGGAGTGATGCCCGCCGGGCGCACGGACCGGGGGGTGCATGCCCGGATGCAGGTGGTGAGCCTGCGGCTGGCGCCCGGGGACTCCGCCGAGGCGCTCGCCGCTCGCTTGTCTCCCCTGCTCTCGCCGGAGCTGGGCCTGTGTGTCGCCCGCCGACCCCACCCCTCCTTCCACGCCCAATGGAGCGCGGCGGGAAAGACGTACCGGTACCGGGTGCAGCTGGGCGGCACGGTGGCGGAGGCCTGGCGGCCCTATGTCCTGGATGCGGCCGTGGACCCCGTGCTGGCGGGACGGCCCATTGCTCCCGAGCGCTTCGCGGAGCTGCTGCGAATGGCCGAGGGGACGCGGGACTTCAGCGCGTTCCACGAGAACTCCAGCCCGCGCAAGTCGCGCACGCTGGAGTCCGCCACGGTGCGGGAGCTGGGAGGGGGGTTGTTCGAGGCCAGGCTGCGCGGGGATGCGTTCGCGCGCTACCAGGTGCGCTACCTCGTGGGCTCCGCGCTGCTCGCTGCCGCGGGGCGGCTGTCCGAGGAGCAGTGGCGCGGGGCGCTCGAGCGGGCCGAGAGCATCGCCGGGCTCAAGGCCGAAGCCGCCGGGCTGGTGCTCTGGGAGGTGTACTACCCGCCCGCGGTGGATCCCTTCACCACCACCGAGCGGGCTTCGCCTCCGGGGCTTGCTCCGGGGCCGCCCTTCGGGGACGGGCCCGGGGAGTGA
- a CDS encoding ribbon-helix-helix domain-containing protein has protein sequence MDNNPRLTSVVFRLSREKLDALKDLSRSTRIRQSEYLREAISDLLVKYEERLVD, from the coding sequence TTGGACAACAACCCCCGCCTCACCTCAGTGGTTTTCCGGCTGTCCCGCGAGAAGCTCGATGCGCTCAAGGATCTGTCGCGCTCGACGCGCATCCGTCAGAGCGAGTACCTGCGCGAGGCCATCTCGGATCTGCTGGTGAAGTACGAGGAGCGGCTCGTCGATTGA
- the larE gene encoding ATP-dependent sacrificial sulfur transferase LarE, with protein sequence MLSPEQIQALCESSRPKLEAMRAAIRAEGTALVAFSGGVDSTFVLKIAVEELGERALAVTALSASVAPEEEQEARQLAARLGARHEVVTSNELANPQYAANPTNRCYFCKTELYDLCEARRQELGYAVVLDGFNADDFKDHRPGHKAAKEHQVRSPLAQAGLTKDEIRAWSHHLGLPTWDKPQMACLASRIPYGTSVTRERLFQIAQAESELRRLGFRQFRVRYHQEVARIELAAEEYERFMSVEVRLRINTALKQLGFQFVAVDLEPFRSGRMNEAAGVTKPAPAAQGFPLPVVS encoded by the coding sequence ATGCTGAGCCCCGAGCAGATCCAGGCCCTGTGTGAGTCCTCCCGCCCCAAGCTGGAGGCGATGCGCGCGGCGATCCGGGCTGAGGGCACGGCGCTGGTGGCGTTCTCCGGCGGGGTGGACTCCACCTTCGTGCTGAAGATCGCGGTGGAGGAGCTGGGCGAGCGGGCGCTGGCGGTGACGGCGCTGTCGGCCTCGGTGGCGCCCGAGGAGGAGCAGGAGGCGCGGCAGCTCGCCGCCCGTCTGGGCGCGCGGCACGAGGTGGTGACGAGCAACGAGCTGGCCAACCCGCAGTACGCGGCCAACCCGACCAACCGCTGCTACTTCTGCAAGACGGAGCTGTACGACTTGTGCGAGGCCCGCCGCCAGGAGTTGGGCTACGCGGTGGTGCTGGACGGCTTCAACGCGGATGACTTCAAGGATCACCGGCCCGGGCACAAGGCGGCCAAGGAGCACCAGGTGCGCTCGCCGCTGGCGCAGGCGGGGCTGACGAAGGACGAGATCCGCGCCTGGAGCCACCACCTGGGGCTGCCCACGTGGGACAAGCCGCAGATGGCGTGCCTGGCCTCGCGCATTCCGTACGGCACCTCGGTGACGCGGGAGCGGCTGTTCCAGATCGCTCAGGCGGAGTCGGAGCTGCGCCGGCTGGGCTTCCGGCAGTTCCGGGTGCGCTACCACCAGGAGGTGGCGCGCATCGAGCTGGCGGCGGAGGAGTACGAGCGCTTCATGTCGGTCGAGGTTCGGCTGCGCATCAACACCGCGCTCAAGCAGCTGGGCTTCCAGTTCGTGGCGGTGGACCTCGAGCCGTTCCGCTCTGGCCGCATGAACGAGGCCGCGGGGGTGACGAAGCCCGCGCCCGCCGCCCAGGGCTTCCCCCTGCCCGTGGTGAGCTGA
- the cysC gene encoding adenylyl-sulfate kinase codes for MPSTTGFTLWLTGMHGTGKTTMAAYIAARLRQVGRNVEILDEGEIGDDLWQGLGDTKEERSTIVRRLGYVAQVLTRNNVAVLVPSVSPYKSGREENRRQIGRYVEVYVDCPTETLIARDSTGKYKKALSGEIPNFIGITEPYEPPNSPEVTIHSDTEAVEDGAMKIFQSLLDLGYVTSDELKIITGKKMKANPVAKQARRGEPKADKGGGGKGTGAKARPATRAARVAKPAAPAAKKTPKRK; via the coding sequence ATGCCCAGCACCACTGGTTTCACGCTCTGGCTGACCGGCATGCACGGTACCGGCAAGACCACCATGGCCGCCTACATCGCCGCACGGCTGCGCCAGGTGGGTCGCAATGTGGAGATCCTCGACGAGGGCGAGATCGGAGACGATCTCTGGCAGGGCCTCGGTGACACCAAAGAGGAGCGCTCCACCATCGTCCGCCGGTTGGGCTATGTGGCCCAGGTCCTCACCCGCAACAACGTAGCGGTGCTCGTGCCGAGCGTGAGCCCCTACAAGAGCGGGCGCGAGGAGAACCGTCGCCAGATCGGCCGCTATGTCGAGGTCTACGTCGACTGCCCCACCGAGACGCTCATCGCGCGCGACTCCACGGGCAAGTACAAGAAGGCCCTGAGCGGCGAGATCCCCAACTTCATCGGCATCACCGAGCCGTACGAGCCGCCCAACTCGCCCGAGGTGACGATCCACTCCGACACCGAGGCGGTGGAGGACGGCGCGATGAAGATCTTCCAGTCGCTGCTGGACCTCGGCTACGTGACGAGCGACGAGCTGAAGATCATCACCGGCAAGAAGATGAAGGCCAACCCCGTGGCCAAGCAGGCGCGGCGCGGTGAGCCCAAGGCCGACAAGGGCGGCGGCGGCAAGGGGACGGGTGCCAAGGCCCGCCCGGCGACGCGCGCGGCCCGCGTGGCGAAGCCGGCGGCTCCGGCGGCCAAGAAGACCCCCAAGCGCAAGTAG
- a CDS encoding Mov34/MPN/PAD-1 family protein has product MLEVPLNRLPEDLSGVVRHLEAMYPQEGCGVILRAGPSGPWRVRPLRNAYDRYHAADPVRFPHTSRTAYHFELQEWLAVNEEADALGEQVACVFHSHVNGFAGFSAEDRAQAAPAGLPVLPGVSYLVVAVLEGRATEAQLFWWQDGDFRDHLVPLGTE; this is encoded by the coding sequence GTGCTCGAAGTGCCGCTGAACCGACTTCCCGAGGATCTGTCGGGCGTTGTCAGGCACCTGGAGGCGATGTACCCCCAGGAGGGCTGCGGGGTGATTCTCCGGGCCGGGCCGAGTGGGCCCTGGCGCGTGCGCCCCCTGCGCAACGCCTATGATCGTTACCACGCAGCCGATCCGGTGCGCTTCCCCCATACATCGCGCACCGCCTACCACTTCGAGCTCCAGGAGTGGCTCGCCGTCAACGAGGAGGCCGATGCCCTGGGTGAGCAGGTGGCGTGTGTGTTCCACTCCCACGTGAATGGATTCGCGGGCTTCTCCGCCGAGGACAGGGCCCAGGCCGCGCCTGCCGGCCTGCCCGTACTCCCGGGTGTGTCCTACCTGGTGGTTGCTGTCCTGGAGGGCCGAGCCACCGAAGCCCAGCTTTTCTGGTGGCAAGATGGCGATTTTCGCGACCATCTGGTTCCGCTGGGGACGGAATGA
- a CDS encoding ThiF family adenylyltransferase has product MALREDQILRYSRQILLKEVGGRGQEALLEGGARLEGAGPAVLTAAAYLAAGGTPVEATDAQLGPAAPGFLVSAEEVGQSAAQVLARVLPEVNPDAVSPRAGGRLAQLPAAWKGEAPWVALGGDHVRGAVVFRGSQGCVWCFGETVRTLGAPPTGILGVALGTLGALVFQRLQLGMGPELGARWLEGPGRVTDMELQRCSKCR; this is encoded by the coding sequence GTGGCCCTACGGGAAGACCAGATCCTTCGCTACTCGCGCCAGATCCTCTTGAAGGAGGTGGGCGGGCGCGGACAGGAGGCGCTGCTGGAGGGTGGGGCGCGGCTCGAGGGCGCGGGGCCCGCCGTGCTCACGGCCGCCGCGTACCTGGCCGCCGGAGGCACGCCCGTGGAGGCCACGGACGCGCAGCTGGGGCCCGCCGCGCCGGGCTTCCTCGTCTCGGCCGAGGAGGTGGGGCAGTCCGCGGCGCAGGTGCTGGCGCGGGTGCTCCCGGAGGTGAACCCGGATGCCGTGAGTCCCCGTGCCGGGGGCCGGCTCGCGCAACTGCCCGCGGCGTGGAAGGGCGAGGCGCCCTGGGTGGCGCTCGGGGGCGACCATGTCCGGGGCGCGGTGGTGTTCCGCGGCAGCCAGGGCTGCGTGTGGTGCTTCGGGGAGACGGTGCGCACGTTGGGGGCTCCACCCACGGGCATCCTCGGCGTGGCGCTCGGGACGTTGGGGGCACTGGTGTTCCAGCGGCTCCAACTCGGGATGGGGCCGGAGCTGGGCGCCCGGTGGCTCGAGGGGCCGGGCAGGGTGACCGACATGGAGCTCCAGCGGTGCTCGAAGTGCCGCTGA
- a CDS encoding ubiquitin-like small modifier protein 1 translates to MAKVRIPTPLRGFTRNQDEVAAPGATVGEVLRELEKRFPGIGPRVLDDKGAVRRYVNVFLNEEDIRFLEELETPVKDADRITLIPAIAGG, encoded by the coding sequence ATGGCGAAGGTTCGCATTCCCACGCCCCTGCGCGGCTTCACCCGCAACCAGGACGAGGTGGCCGCCCCGGGCGCCACCGTGGGCGAGGTGCTGCGCGAGCTGGAGAAGCGTTTCCCCGGCATCGGCCCGCGCGTGCTCGATGACAAGGGTGCCGTGCGCCGCTACGTGAACGTGTTCCTCAACGAGGAGGACATCCGCTTCCTGGAGGAGCTGGAGACGCCCGTGAAGGACGCGGATCGCATCACCCTCATCCCCGCCATTGCCGGAGGCTAG
- a CDS encoding sulfurtransferase TusA family protein: protein MHDTVTATIDITREVCPMTYVRTKLKLESLAAGAVLEVLLKGEEPLKNVPRSAREEGHEVLTLEARPDGTHRLLLRKHGS, encoded by the coding sequence ATGCACGACACGGTGACGGCCACGATCGACATCACCCGCGAGGTGTGCCCCATGACGTACGTGCGCACCAAGCTCAAGCTGGAGTCGCTCGCGGCGGGCGCGGTGCTGGAGGTGCTCCTCAAGGGCGAGGAGCCGCTGAAGAACGTTCCCCGCAGCGCGCGCGAGGAAGGCCACGAGGTCCTCACCCTGGAGGCACGGCCGGACGGCACCCACCGGCTGTTGCTCCGCAAGCACGGGAGTTGA
- a CDS encoding HesA/MoeB/ThiF family protein: protein MGRLYEARVLVVGAGGLGCPASLALAHAGVGHVTMVDPDRVDVTNLHRQLWHRTSDVGRLKAESAAEGLARAFPDLSTEGLAERVDASNAEALFRAHDIVIDATDGTATKFFLSDVAVLTGVPLVYGGVLRMQGQAMRVDPDGPCLRCLYEAPPPPDSVPTCAQAGVLGSMAGVVGAFQALLALERLAGAPGLARGEAMLHVFDGASLSGRTVRVHRAPDCPSCAPGRTPSLVSPEEAERCTTR from the coding sequence GTGGGCCGCCTTTACGAGGCGCGAGTGTTGGTGGTGGGAGCGGGGGGCCTGGGCTGTCCCGCGTCGCTCGCGCTGGCGCACGCCGGCGTGGGGCACGTGACGATGGTGGACCCGGACCGCGTGGACGTGACGAACCTCCACCGCCAGCTCTGGCACCGCACCTCGGACGTGGGTCGGCTCAAGGCCGAGTCCGCCGCCGAGGGCCTGGCGCGTGCCTTCCCCGACCTGAGCACCGAGGGTCTGGCCGAGCGGGTGGATGCCAGCAACGCCGAGGCCCTCTTCCGCGCGCATGACATCGTCATCGACGCCACCGATGGCACGGCCACCAAGTTCTTCCTGTCCGATGTGGCGGTGCTCACCGGCGTGCCGCTGGTCTACGGGGGCGTGTTGCGCATGCAAGGCCAGGCGATGCGCGTCGATCCGGACGGGCCCTGCCTGCGCTGCCTGTACGAGGCGCCTCCTCCGCCGGACTCCGTGCCGACGTGCGCCCAGGCGGGCGTGCTGGGCTCGATGGCGGGGGTGGTGGGCGCGTTCCAGGCCCTGCTCGCGTTGGAGCGGCTCGCGGGCGCTCCGGGCCTGGCGCGGGGCGAGGCCATGCTACATGTCTTCGATGGGGCTTCGCTCTCGGGGCGGACGGTGCGCGTACACCGCGCGCCCGATTGTCCGAGCTGTGCTCCCGGGCGGACGCCCTCCCTCGTTTCGCCCGAGGAGGCCGAGCGATGCACGACACGGTGA
- a CDS encoding sensor histidine kinase, with the protein MTETDLARDEEKPANDLRARVRTVLERRKLTDRVSAEQAAASWEQDRFVARARALFYARMMFLTLGLLILAVPTWSGYFGLNGPLAFAGYFAMLLYSVANFLVIDHPKAGRWVTYLTLCLDLCIMVVLIAKPQVGGGLQSPLLATQLLFTTLFAILYPRPLAILPPLLALPITTRLDLLLNRSVTAIELLTLLWYSALNFIIVYVVVYLNEREATAHREVVELQGDLKELAVVEERNRMAREIHDGLGASLSSMIIQSEYILGLAKDGPLRDEIGELKATAEESIEELRRNLRMMREDFELTQGLEDYVKTFRDRTQLDIRFERSGLPRKLSPDAQLALFRILQEGLSNAAKHAQAKVVQVKLDFSEQRVHLLVRDDGKGFDPKKTPRGHYGLLNMRERAMKLGGEIIVDSTPGAGALVSFSIPCT; encoded by the coding sequence GTGACCGAAACCGACCTCGCCCGCGACGAGGAGAAACCGGCCAACGACCTGCGCGCCCGGGTGCGCACGGTGCTGGAACGCCGCAAGCTCACCGACCGCGTCTCCGCCGAGCAGGCGGCCGCCTCCTGGGAGCAGGACCGCTTCGTGGCCCGGGCCCGCGCGCTCTTCTACGCGCGAATGATGTTCCTGACCCTGGGCCTGCTGATCCTCGCGGTGCCCACCTGGTCGGGCTACTTCGGCCTCAACGGCCCGCTGGCGTTCGCGGGCTACTTCGCGATGCTGCTCTACAGCGTCGCCAACTTCCTGGTCATCGATCACCCGAAGGCCGGCCGTTGGGTGACGTACCTCACGCTCTGCCTCGACCTGTGCATCATGGTGGTGCTGATCGCCAAGCCGCAGGTGGGCGGCGGTCTACAGAGCCCGCTGCTGGCCACGCAGCTGCTGTTCACCACCCTGTTCGCCATCCTCTACCCCCGGCCGCTGGCGATCCTCCCGCCGCTCTTGGCGCTGCCCATCACCACGCGGCTGGACCTGCTGCTCAACCGGTCGGTGACGGCCATCGAGCTGCTGACACTGCTGTGGTACTCGGCGCTCAACTTCATCATCGTCTACGTGGTGGTGTACCTGAACGAGCGAGAGGCCACCGCGCACCGCGAGGTGGTGGAGCTGCAGGGAGACCTGAAGGAGCTGGCCGTCGTGGAGGAGCGCAACCGCATGGCGCGGGAGATCCACGACGGGCTGGGCGCCTCGCTCTCCTCGATGATCATCCAGTCCGAGTACATCCTCGGGCTGGCGAAGGACGGCCCGCTGCGCGACGAGATCGGCGAGCTGAAGGCCACCGCGGAGGAGTCGATCGAGGAGCTGCGGCGCAACCTGCGGATGATGCGTGAGGACTTCGAGCTGACGCAGGGCCTGGAGGACTACGTGAAGACGTTCCGGGACCGCACGCAGCTGGACATCCGCTTCGAGCGCTCGGGGCTGCCGCGCAAGCTGTCGCCGGACGCGCAGCTGGCGCTGTTCCGCATCCTCCAGGAGGGCCTGTCCAACGCGGCCAAGCATGCACAGGCCAAGGTGGTGCAGGTGAAGCTCGACTTCAGCGAGCAGCGGGTACACCTGCTGGTGCGTGACGACGGCAAGGGCTTCGACCCGAAGAAGACGCCGCGTGGACACTACGGCCTGCTGAACATGCGCGAGCGCGCCATGAAGCTCGGCGGCGAAATCATCGTGGACTCGACGCCCGGCGCGGGTGCTCTCGTCTCCTTCTCCATTCCCTGTACCTGA
- a CDS encoding response regulator transcription factor, which yields MDAQPTTPPAAPIRVFVVEDQTKILKNQLRLLEGHQEIEIIGTALSGEAALEEVPKVMPDVLLLDLGLPRMSGIDVTRAVKASYPKVEILIFTIFDEEDKVLEAVKAGASGYLLKGAPVDKIIEAIKEVRAGGTVIQPNLARRLLRHFRVDPDSAPLPTEPRPSPAPVEPVAAEPAAPEAPTAEAADEPQLKPLSDREREILQLIAKGVSNSEAARLLNLSKATIRTHLEHIYRKLEVTNRVEAVTEGIRKGLISV from the coding sequence GTGGACGCCCAGCCGACGACGCCTCCCGCAGCACCCATCCGCGTCTTCGTGGTCGAGGACCAGACCAAGATCCTGAAGAACCAGCTGCGGCTGCTGGAGGGGCACCAGGAGATCGAGATCATCGGCACCGCGCTGTCGGGCGAGGCCGCGCTCGAGGAGGTGCCCAAGGTGATGCCGGACGTGCTCCTGCTGGACCTGGGGCTGCCGCGCATGAGCGGCATCGACGTGACGCGGGCGGTGAAGGCCAGCTACCCGAAGGTGGAGATCCTCATCTTCACGATCTTCGACGAGGAGGACAAAGTCCTCGAGGCGGTGAAGGCGGGAGCCTCCGGTTACCTGCTCAAGGGCGCGCCGGTGGACAAGATCATCGAGGCCATCAAGGAGGTGCGCGCGGGCGGCACGGTGATTCAGCCGAACCTGGCGCGCCGGCTGTTGCGGCACTTCCGGGTGGATCCGGACAGCGCTCCGCTGCCCACCGAGCCGCGCCCGTCCCCTGCCCCTGTCGAGCCCGTCGCCGCGGAGCCCGCAGCCCCCGAAGCCCCGACCGCGGAGGCGGCGGATGAGCCACAGCTCAAGCCGCTGTCGGATCGCGAGCGGGAGATCCTCCAGCTCATCGCCAAGGGCGTATCGAACAGCGAGGCGGCGCGGCTGCTGAACCTGAGCAAGGCCACCATCCGCACGCACCTGGAGCACATCTACCGCAAGCTCGAGGTGACCAACCGCGTGGAGGCCGTCACCGAGGGCATCCGCAAGGGCCTCATCTCGGTGTAG
- a CDS encoding macro domain-containing protein: MSAPLQLHLRDLSQAMVEAWRREFANFPGVTISHGDIFSERPGTISASDPIDVRADAVVSPANSFGFMDGGIDAVYTYQLGPQVQERLRALLAEQHGGELPVGQAVIVPTGHRDIPWCISAPTMRVPTDVSETVNAYLAMRAALLAVLAHNRTKAAPIRTVLCPGLGTAVGRMPPNRCARQMREAWVRTVVGKPFIPYSLRTAAEEDWELRK, translated from the coding sequence ATGTCCGCTCCCCTCCAGCTTCACCTCCGAGACCTCAGCCAGGCGATGGTCGAGGCCTGGCGGCGGGAGTTCGCCAACTTCCCGGGGGTCACCATCTCTCACGGTGACATCTTCTCCGAGCGCCCCGGGACGATCAGCGCGAGCGATCCCATCGACGTGCGCGCTGACGCGGTGGTGAGCCCCGCCAACAGCTTTGGCTTCATGGATGGCGGCATCGACGCGGTCTACACCTATCAGCTCGGTCCCCAGGTGCAGGAGCGGCTGCGAGCGCTGCTCGCCGAGCAGCATGGGGGCGAGCTACCGGTGGGGCAGGCGGTGATCGTCCCCACGGGACACCGGGATATTCCGTGGTGCATCAGCGCGCCCACCATGCGCGTGCCCACGGATGTCAGCGAGACGGTGAACGCCTACCTCGCCATGAGGGCAGCCCTGCTGGCGGTGCTGGCGCACAACCGCACGAAGGCAGCGCCCATTCGCACCGTGTTGTGTCCCGGGCTCGGCACCGCCGTCGGGCGCATGCCGCCCAATCGCTGCGCACGCCAGATGCGGGAGGCCTGGGTGCGGACCGTCGTGGGCAAGCCCTTCATCCCCTACTCGCTGCGAACTGCCGCCGAAGAGGACTGGGAGCTGCGAAAATAG
- a CDS encoding hemerythrin domain-containing protein: MDAIALLKADHKTVETLFRKFEQAGPNAKKLKRRLVDQIVRELAVHAAIEEQVFYPAVRAKDAKLGDQVLEALEEHHVAKWLLKELENLPPEAERFNAKVKVLMENIRTHVAEEEGELFPRVRKAFSPSELKEMAQALTMARKVAPTRPHPRAPDTPPGNVAAGALSAVLDMGKDAVRSVRRGLEGLAPEPASLAGKAVRKMRRQKLKRPTPKPGNGAVHGMGVEASQLM; this comes from the coding sequence ATGGATGCCATCGCGCTCTTGAAGGCGGACCACAAGACGGTGGAGACGCTCTTCCGAAAGTTCGAACAGGCGGGCCCCAACGCGAAGAAGCTCAAGCGCCGGTTGGTGGACCAGATCGTGCGTGAGCTGGCCGTACACGCGGCCATCGAGGAGCAGGTCTTCTACCCGGCGGTGCGCGCCAAGGATGCGAAGCTGGGGGATCAGGTGCTCGAGGCGCTCGAGGAGCACCACGTGGCCAAGTGGCTGCTGAAGGAGCTGGAGAACCTGCCTCCGGAGGCCGAGCGCTTCAACGCCAAGGTGAAGGTGCTGATGGAGAACATCCGCACCCACGTCGCGGAGGAGGAGGGCGAGCTCTTCCCTCGCGTGCGCAAGGCCTTCAGCCCGAGCGAGCTCAAGGAGATGGCGCAGGCGCTGACAATGGCCCGGAAGGTCGCGCCCACGCGGCCGCACCCGCGCGCCCCGGATACACCGCCGGGCAACGTGGCCGCGGGCGCCCTCTCCGCTGTGCTCGACATGGGCAAGGACGCGGTCCGCAGCGTGCGCCGCGGACTGGAGGGCCTGGCGCCCGAGCCGGCCTCGCTCGCCGGCAAGGCCGTTCGCAAGATGCGCCGTCAGAAGCTCAAGCGCCCCACGCCCAAGCCGGGCAATGGGGCCGTGCATGGCATGGGCGTCGAGGCCTCTCAGCTCATGTGA